CACAATGGCGGCGCCAGGGCTTGCTTCGCAGGCCTTCTACTCCAGCgcggctttctcttcgcAGGGGAGTCCCTTGTATCCCTCagaccgcggcggcaggaTGACGCTGGAGGAGATCAAGCGTGAATTCGCGAAATACAAGCTCGAGTGCCCAGACACCATGtggcgcgagccgcagaccGAGCAggtgcgctgcgcctgcggagttCTGTAGGGAGTTGCTTGActtgcgtcgccgctctctcctttccttcCCCATGTCTGCTGCGGGTGTCTCGCTTTCTCAGTCGcctgtgcgcctcgcgcattCCATACAGGTCCGCATTTGTGTATAAAGGTTGCAGGCAGTtatcgcggcggaggcgctgcgcctttctcttctgGCAGCAGGGCCTGTCTCGCGGTGCATACGCATTCTCTGCTGCCTTCATTCCTCTTCTACGCGTCTCCAGCTCCAAATTCTCGTCTTTCACGGCCCTATACCCCCAGATATACATACGGTTATCTAAATAAATGTGTAAATAGCTTTTTTCATATGATCTCGCAGTAGCACCGGGGCTCGTATATAGCTAAGGGGAGTCATTCTTCCTGGAACCacgcctcttctctgtggCCTATATTGGCTTTTCGTTCACTTCTTTGTGTTATCTGCGCAGGTTCAGGGGCTCTACTCCTTTGCGATTGAGTGCATCTTCGGCCTGACCGTGAACGAAGTGCGTATCGAGGAAGTCACAGGCGAcgtgcgcagctgcttgcCGTCTATCGATAGGTGAGGAtcaagaaaaaaaagaagagagctAAGCAAAAGCCATCCACATTTGGTGGGgtttcgcctcttcgcggccttcttTGTTTtgcttctcgccctctcaGCGACTTCGCTGTTTTGAAAACAGGACTGTttctgcgctggcggcttTCGCTTCCTTTTACCCCCACCTTCAAGCCTGTCTTGCGCGCGACACCATTGCAgtctgtctttcttctgtgctgattttctttttcttgtctTCCTCCTTTTTGCTTCCCTCTTCTCCCCTTCTTGTCCGccctctttctcgcttccTTTCGCGCTTGCGTTTCGTCTGTCCAGTCCGCTTTGACTCCTCGGCCTCTGAGTTCCCTCTTTTTTGCCATGTCATTGCCGATTGTCATGGTGCGCTCTGCGCTTTTGGCAGTCTTCAATTTCTCTCCCAAGATGGGCGCCACCATGCGAAGGCCATCGGCAACCttcgcttctttcgtctttgTCAGCGACTAAACAAGTAGGCCCtgccgtctctgtctctccgcgcgtctcctcttctctctgcttcatATTCCACGGTGCTTCTCCGTGTGCGCGTGTTTCTGCCGGGCGCTTTGAGATCGTCTCGCTGACTCCAGTCAGgggtctgcttcctcgctcttctttactctgcgtctgtccgtctctctccccggcTCCTTGCCTGTGCTCTGCGGCACCTCGAGCCCTGTCCTCTCTGTCTTGTCGTCTACCTGCACTGGGGGGGCGAACTGCGTGtttccttcgcgtctctcctctggATTTCATCTGCGCGACAGCCTCCGCATGTGTCCTCTCGCAGCGTCCCTTTCGAGTGCATGCGACTCGATCTTCGTGTCcgctctcgcgtttttttttggACTGCAGAGTGCTGGGACTTCCGGACTTTTCGCGGGAGAtgttcgccgcgccgagTGCGGCCGCAGTGCTGCGCTTCGCCAGCTCGGTCTGTTCcttcctgcggctgcgcgaaaACCTGCTCAAGCAGTTCGAGGtccagctccagcagcgcgaagcCCTCCAACAGAACCTCGAAAAAATAAGCGAAGACGTGAGGAGCCCTGTCGCATTTTTCCGATTTTTTTATATTTTTTTTGCGTTTTGATACCCCCCATTTGCTGCGACTGGGAAGCTATCAGATGCCCGCGTGCAGTTAAAGCAAGGCACACAGGCGAATATTTATTTGCAGTTTTTGTGCGTTTCCATGCGTGGAATCTCCCTGCATAGAGCAGGCGACCACCACTCGTCGCTTCTCCACGCACGTGACTTCCCATAGAGCCGAGCCTCGTGTGCGGCGAGTCTCCGTGTGCTGCGGAGTCTGTCATGATTTTCTGCTGAACTTGACGCGATTCGAGGCACAGGGCGGCCGCAAAGACGGTTTTTTCAACGCAAGCAGCGGCTGTAGAGACAGCGCGGGAGGACGCAGGAGACATGCGCGAGAGTCTCCACCGCGGGGACGCATGTTTTCTTTCTGCTTTTCCTCCGGTGTGGTGAACCCGACCCGCTAAAAGTAGGCCCGCGCTCGTGGAGTGCGTGTGTCTATCTTCAGGCTCAACGCGTCGAGCAGGAGTTGCTGCGTTTCCGCGCGGAGCgacagacgcagctgccCGTCTCCCAGCAGCAGAAACAGCGCCGAGAAGAGTTGGAGGCAGGTAAATCCCCGGCGCGGAACGCATCCACatctctctcccttcctcttctttgaTTGTCCCTTGGCAGTCCAGGGTCGGCGGAGTCGAGCCGTGTGTGCCGCCGGTCTACCTCGGGCTTCTCTCGGTCCAGATCATTGCGTTGTGGCCTTCTTTGTCTGTGGCCTTGCAGAGCTGCGCAAGCGCCACGGGGAGCTTGGCGCGCTGATGGAGGAGTTTGCGGAGCGCCAGGCTGTCCGCGGCAGGTACGGAGGCCGTCTCGCTCCCCCgggggcctgcagcgcgagaggcgcgtccGGCCGCGCGCTTGTGCTGCCTGAGAAAGCACTCAGCTTTCagcggcgggcagcgagtcgcgcgaggaagcgcgggcACAGAGATTTGAACTCCAGTCTCGCAGACAGGAGTCTTTGTTAAAAAGAACTCGACCAGACGTGTGAAAACCCGCTCGCCAAGCAACAGAGGACAgggcagagaggcggcggggggggaggggggggagcatcaggcagcagagagccccgctcgcgcttctccctcACTAAGAGCGACTGTTGCTTTCTTGTTGGCCGTGCAGACTGGAGCTCGAGCTGGGCGACCTCGTTTTGGAACTGACGAACCTGAAgcaggagcgcgaagagctcCACGACCAAGTCGTGCATGCGCCAGAGAAAGTGcgaaaaaacgagaaaagAGTGGAGCGGCAACAAAgctcgcgtgcgtctgcagaggcgtTCACGAGACTTTCTTCTGTCGATAGAtgcagcggcagaggctGAGGGCGATTACTGCATGGGGGGAAAGCTCAGAGTCCGCACAGCCCGGCGCTCCTGGAACGCGCCGGGCATCCAACCCGCGCGAGTTGTTTCAACGCGGGCAATTTTTTCTCGATTTTGTAATGTTTTCTCAGTTGATGGAACGACGCGACGAGCTCCGTATGCAGCAGAAGCTCCTCgaccagcagctgcagcagctcgagcgTGCGGCCGCGAGTCAACAGaagcttcttctcgccttcggcaAGGCGctcaagaaggcgaagaaggctcTGGAGATCCTCAGCGAACACCGCGACAAAGTCCTAGCGGTAAGCGACGCCAAAGaccgcgcctcctgcggacGCCCGCGTGCAACTGCAACGCATAGATATATCTATCTGCTTATATATTTTTCCTGTATCTGTCTAGTTCTCTATCTGTATATCTGTTTATCTCTCTCTATCCGAttatctgtctatctgtctatgtGTCTCTCTATTTAGCTATCTATCTAAtcatctatctgtctatgtATCTACCTACATGTATCCttatctatctgtatctacGTCCATCTCTGTGTATCTatcgctgtctgtctctctatCTGTATTATATCTATCTGTGTATCTATTTGTGTAGTTGAATGGCTCTCTGGGACGACAGCAGCCTGGTTtcttcgcgtttttttcgcagcCGCACCTCGCCTTCCGGAGCGACatgcggacgcgcgagaagTTCTTCCGCGAGATCagcgagcagaagaagaagctgacTCAGACTGTCCATGAACTCCAGACAGAGCGCGCACGGCTGAATCGCGAATTGGAGACCCTGGAGAAGAAGActgaggaagaggaggcggagctgcggcagcggctcctcCGCACGAAGCAAGAGACCGAAGAGCGGAAAAAAATGATGATCAACCAACAGGTGCacactcccccccccccccacccgcGCCCTGCGTCTACAGCATTGGTTGGAATCCGCGCACAAATCCTCTTTCTGCATGCGGAGGGAGTCTGCGTGTCTGGCGGCCCGCAGACTGTCGGAATGTTTGCAAGCGTGAGGACGCGgtgtgcgtctgcctccagTCGTGGAGCCTAGACTCACGCAGCTGGGGAGGCTCGCCCTCGTCAGATTCTCGCGACCTCGGCATCTGTGGatcgcgcatgcaggctcgcgcgcggcgccctcatGTCTCTATACGTGCGCACGCATACCCCAACATATCCACACAAATtaacatatatatacctgtATAAGATGTATATGGATGCGCATACATGAGTATATGTAGATGTCTGTATAGATGTGGATGCCTGTAGTGCCTTGGGAAGCCGCTCACACCCGTGTTGAGAGTCGAGACTCGCGGGCAAGGCGTTTCGCTGTtgtgctgcgcctcgcaggagatgaccgcggcgctcctgcgcgaagcggaggaccTGGAGGACAggctggcgcagcagaaggcaggccatcgcgcgctgctgcatgcgatTGAGGAAGAAATTCAGAGAGTCCACGCTGCGTTTCTCACCTACGTCTCTCAGCTCCACTTCCTCAGGTAAGCGGCGCCGAAACAAAGCGCCTCCCCCGTGCCGagtgccgcctcgccctttcCCTGTCTGCCGATTTTGTCAGGGTGGTGAGGAGGCACGCTTCGCGGACGCCTGTTCTTCACGAGCGGAGTGACCTCGGATGATCGCTTATCGCGCTGCGCTGGCATGTCGCGGCGTGGGTGGAGTAGGTACGTTTCACACACTAGACCAACTTGTAGTTCATACTTCCCGGAAAAAGCGGACGATCCATTCTGTCTTAGGTCTGTTTTCCTGCGCTAGGGGGAGTTCTCATCGTTACCTTTGTCTGCTTGTCTATCTGCTTGCTCACGTCTTCAGAAATCAGATGCCGCTGTCTCTGGATCTCTCTCAGAGCGCGTCGTTCCTCGCGGATCACCACGCCAAGCGTTTTTCAGGTTTTTCTCCATCcgtcgacggcggccgcgaagatctgtgcgcgcgcgacgccgactacctctcggcgtctctcttgGAAAGCTCTGCGCCGTTTGCCGACGACGCaagcgaggccggcgacggcaAAGAGAATAGGCCACTGGGCGgcacgcacgcagacgctcaCACGCGGGGGGTCGGCGGGGAGGCTGAGGGGGCAGACAGCTTcgcggaagcgaaggagcTGCGTGGCGGGCCTGGCGCTCAttcggccgcgtcgccagcgaaagcgaagagaatcaGCTCCCTCGATGAGCTGGAAGAGGCCGAGCTCCGCATGGAGGACctgcgcgaaggcggaggcgaggatgAAGGGTGAAGAGCGCCGGAAGGCGGAAACAGAGAAGTCGCCTGGGGtccgcgagacgcaggccaCGACCTGGACTTCGATATGCAGTGCAAAGAGTCTTCTCCTGACTTCCAGATTTTTagacacgcgaggcgcgcggaggggaAAGGCCCTCCTCCCCTACACCTGGGTCTACACAGCAGCCTCGCCTCGGCGACTTGCTTTTCAAACGAAACTCGACTGCAGTTCACACACCGTGTAACCTTTTGAAAAACGCTTTTCATAGGCACAGAGCTCAGGCTGCAAGCACGCAGTAGCCCGCTTGTACTCGCTTCTCGTCAAGTCGCGACAGAACGGCGGCGCCCTAGGGGGGTGAACAATGCATTTTCACATTACGGTCATCTCAAAGAAGAGTTAGAGAACTGCCCGCCAGAGTCCGCTCATCTCACACGCGAGCGAAGCAGAGCCAAACAAcagcctcttctgcttctcagcATGCGCGGAATAGCATGAACCAGTGCCACAAGAGCTGAGGAACATTGCAGCACCGAAATGGCTGTTCGAAGGAGTTGTAAGCTAATAATGCATTTACACTCCGGCAGACTACGTCGTGTCCTGAACAGAATCGATTTGTGTGGAGAGAGGCTCTCCACTACCCGAGCTGTGACAGAGGTGAGCGCCTCTCCTAGACACGAGGGTCGCGTGGGATATGCGCGTGTATGCCCAGTACCGCGGCCAGTGtagggcggcgagcgagaaagagTCGAGGAGTGAGGCTATTAGTTGATACCCTCTTAGTACCATTCTCCTTCTGGAAGACGCAAGGGGGCAGGGGCTCGCACAAGAGCACaaagggagggggggggggggcggtaAAACGCAGAGTCCATTCATCCTAGTTGTACTTCGGCAGCGAAGTGCAAACGCTGCAAAGTGAAGGCCCTCGAGGTAAACGGGCATCAGCCGGTTCCTCTCAGCAGCCGTGACAGGCGCGAGCCTATCTGAACATAGGGCTCGCAACGCGGCTACAGGACTGGGGCGATTCCTACGCGCACGACGTCTCTCGTTTTTTCACGGAGACTGTAACGTGTGAACGCGCCGGCTCTTACGCATCCCATAAAACACGTTCTGAATGACTCTCAACGCCGACTCAGAGAACTAACTCGGTTCCTCAGCTACCGCGGCTCTCTTCCCGCCCCAGGTATggccgccgccaggcccGTTCTCTTCCCCCAGTCTTCTCCAGGGAACGAGCGAAGAGTGAAAGTGTCGCCTCCCCCCAAAAGAGGGGTGCGGATACGCGAAATTTAGTTAGAATTCgttcgcgcggctgccgcgtctgtcGCCATTGCATCTGTTGTTTgtggtgtacgtacacacAGTCTACCTTCGTGGTCTCCCGCTTCGTGAAGGCTCTCCTCGACATCATGTTTTTATGGAACATCTTCATTTTCTGTACGCTCGTCACAGTTTTTACGCAGCCCTCCTCGAGCCTCCGAGCCGTGCGGCGGCCGGATCGCGacctctctgtcttctcgccgcgccgcatgGCTGGCgccagcagagacgcgcgtcaTGATTATCGTCTGTGAATGCCCTGCGAAAAAGTAACTTCACACAGCGGTCATCTGCGTGAAAAGTCCGACACTCAAGCGATTCTGAAGCTCGAAAGGGCTATGACGCACAGATGTCGGATTTATCGTAAGGACCTGGGCGCACGTCTTGTCGattctctgcatgcatgcaggacGAAGGAGCAAAGGGACGGGAACGCCTTCCCTGCGCGCGACAGAAGCCGCGCTATGCTGCCCGACTTGAACAGTCACTGAcaaaggcgacagagagaacGAGTTCGCCGACGCCGATTCGCGGCCGTCACCGTCTTCTTCCCAAGGAAGTTAAAACAACTCATCGTGTCTTCCCTGTATTCTCCGTCGCTCCCTCGCGGGCGCATCAGGGCTACAAGAGACGTGGGAGAGTCCGCTTTCTCGCGACTATCAAGCTAGCGTTTCTCGGCTGTATGTCTACTGCGCATTTTTCGTCTGCTCCGTGCTTTCCTTGTCctccgtttttttctcgtttctGTTTTTATTCTTCTTCTGGCAGAAATAGCCTCGTTTTCGTCTCACAGGTGTGCGTACACCTCCGCCGACTCGGGCGATGTCTCAGGGACAGCGGCAGCatgcccgctgcgccgcgtggcggTCAGACCGTTTtctttcgttttctctcggTATCAATCTCCTCACAAGTATGCATCTCGAAAACTGGGTCCTTGCCTTCCTGGCCTcggtctctgtctctgctgagCCACACTAAGTAGTTGTGTACCGGCGTGTGTCGCAGCGGCCCTGTTTCGGTCGTTTCTTTCGTTTTCTTGCAGCCTCATTTTcccgcgtttttttcgtccgtcgcgtctcccctccctcctgGCTGTGTGTCATGACACTCGCGGAACGTGCTTCCGCCTTCTTTCTGTTCTCGCCCCTCCTCCGTCCtcttcccttctctctcctcgtctcgccgGCTTTCCACTCCGTGGATTCCGCTCGTCCCTGAGTGGGAGCGCGGCCAGGGGCTAGCGGCCTTCGCACGGGATAGgcctggcgcgcgccttgctccctctttctctcccctTTTTCGATTCCACACGCCACTGCATGCAGGTCGCTCAGCCGGCACCCGCCTCtgagaggccgccagcgacggaGCATCGCGGAGAGCCACGGAGACTACCTctggaagaagacggcggacCCGTGGAagtccgcagcgcctcaagagaggagacgcgtggTAGCCCCAGAGTGAACAGCTGGAAGGGAAACGActccggcgctgcgccagcgccccGTCCTGTGCTGTCCTTTCGGtgtttctctcttcgtctctgtgcCCCTGCCGGCTGCGTGTGCCCCTGTTCCAactgtcgcctgcgtctcgctcaAACAAGACGCCTGCAAGCGACTCCTTGACTCGACTTAACTGCATCGGACTCACAAGTCCCTTCTgcctgtcgcctcctcgtccgtcTGGGCCTTCCACTTGCCGAGTCtacgcctcttcttctcttttccggtctcctctcgcctgctctccccctcccgcctcctctctcgcgtctcctctgcctcctccgtctccgctgtaaattcctcgcgctcgactcctctcttcctttctcttcgGTCGGCAGAATGTTCAACTCACGCACGTCTTTGCCTTCGCTGAttcgcggcctgcgtgccgcgcagcaggagggcACTGAGGAGGAGTATCTGTCGCAGTGTCTGCAGCAGATCAAAGAGGATTTGCTGCCGGggtcggcgtcttcctcgcaggCGATCTCCTCGATCCTcgggcgcacgccgccgacggccaGCGAGCGCAGCACGGCGCTGATGAAGCTGATTTACCTCCAGATGCTTGGATTCGACACAGGCTTCGCGACCTTCGCCATCGTGCAAGGCATGAGCGTCCAGTCGTTCACGCTGAAGCGGCCGGCGtacgcggcctgcgcgttggccttcgcgcgcccgctcgcgcgcgcgagtgagacagacgcctcagaaggcggcgagcagccgcgcagagaggggcggcggaacctggcggaggagaagcagcagcagcaacaggCCCTCTCCCTGTTGACCACGAACTTGTTCAAAAAGGACTTCAACAGCAAAGAAACGCACGAAACAGGTGAGGAAGCAGGAACTCCCAAACTTCGCAGAAGACATgcactcgcctgcgtcgcgcccaAAACTCCCCGCCGGctgagagcgagagacgcggccgccgttgCGGCCTCGCGAGGGATGCCGCTCAGCGCACACTCAGGATTTAGGGTTCAAAGTGCGTGCGGCGCGTAGCGAGTGAATGGATGGGCGGTGTGAGGATGTCTGTAGACGTCGTGAGAGCGCAGGATCGCAGGGGCTTCGCGAGGGGTTTTTTTTGTTGAGGTGAGATGAAAACGTGACCGCGGAGGGCGGTGAACAGATGGAGATGAGGCCGCTGCGTGTGTAAGGCGTTACTTCGTCCCCGTCGGGTTTCGCCCCTCGTGTTTTGTTTCGCTCGCCTTGTCTGGTCGTGGCTGAGGCTCGCtgtgtcttctgcggctgcgtggcTTCCGGCGTTTGCAGGTCTCGCGCTGTCCACGTTGGCGGCGATGTCGACTCCAGAAATTGCGCAGGCGCTCATTCCCGACGTCCTGTTGctgctttcttcctcgcgctcgatTCTCCGGAAGAAagccgccgtctgctgcaCGCGTTTCCTCATTCAAGTCCCCGCCCTTCTGCCCTCCTCCTTTTCCAAACTCGTATGTCGCGGCCTTCTAAAAAGcccagaagacgcggcgacccGATTCTCAGGATTCGCCCACCCCAATCAGCTTTCCTCTctttgtctgtctctctctatGTATATTTACCTGTCTGTGTATCTTCCTCTGCCTGTCTATTCGTCCAACTACTACATGTACCTATCTGTCTGTTTATATATCTAGCTGCATCTGTCTATCCATCTCACTGTATCTTCCTATGTACCTGTCTGTCTATCCACCTCTCTATCTAATCATCTAActatatatacctatatgCCTGTCCATTTATCTAGCTGTATCTGTCTATCCACCTCACTATGTCTATTCATATGTATAGGctctggcgcggccgcgcggttCCCTCTGTCCGCGGATATCGAGTGTCCCTTGAACGCAGGGACGTCTCGCGGGCATGTTGATTTTCGGGtttgcgcggccgcgcgtaGCCGTTTGCCTCCTACTGTGTCTGCTACTGTGCCTCGTACTTTGCGTCCTACTGTGCCTCCAACTGTGTCTCTTACTGTGCCTCCTACTTTGCCTCCTACTGTGTCTCCTACTGTGCCTCCTACTTTGCCTCCTACATTGCCTCCTACTGTGCCTCCTACTTTGCCTCCTACTGTGCCTCCTACTTTGCCTCCTACTGTGTCTCCTACTGTGCCTCCTACTGTGCCTCCTACTGTGCCTCGTACTTTGCCTCCTACTGTGTCTCCTACTGTGCCTCCTACTGTGCCTCGTACTTTGCCTTTTACTTTGCCTCCTACATTGCCTCCTACTGTGCCTCCTACTGTGCCTCCTACTTTGCCTCCTACTGTGCCTCCTACTTTGCCTCCTACTGTGTCTCCTACTTTGCCTCCTACTGTGCCTCCTACTTTGCCTCCTACTGTGCCTCCTACTGTGCCTCCTACTTTG
Above is a window of Besnoitia besnoiti strain Bb-Ger1 chromosome Unknown contig00007, whole genome shotgun sequence DNA encoding:
- a CDS encoding Nuf2 (encoded by transcript BESB_070510) translates to MAAPGLASQAFYSSAAFSSQGSPLYPSDRGGRMTLEEIKREFAKYKLECPDTMWREPQTEQVQGLYSFAIECIFGLTVNEVRIEEVTGDVRSCLPSIDSLQFLSQDGRHHAKAIGNLRFFRLCQRLNKVLGLPDFSREMFAAPSAAAVLRFASSVCSFLRLRENLLKQFEVQLQQREALQQNLEKISEDAQRVEQELLRFRAERQTQLPVSQQQKQRREELEAELRKRHGELGALMEEFAERQAVRGRLELELGDLVLELTNLKQEREELHDQVVHAPEKLMERRDELRMQQKLLDQQLQQLERAAASQQKLLLAFGKALKKAKKALEILSEHRDKVLAPHLAFRSDMRTREKFFREISEQKKKLTQTVHELQTERARLNRELETLEKKTEEEEAELRQRLLRTKQETEERKKMMINQQEMTAALLREAEDLEDRLAQQKAGHRALLHAIEEEIQRVHAAFLTYVSQLHFLRNQMPLSLDLSQSASFLADHHAKRFSGFSPSVDGGREDLCARDADYLSASLLESSAPFADDASEAGDGKENRPLGGTHADAHTRGVGGEAEGADSFAEAKELRGGPGAHSAASPAKAKRISSLDELEEAELRMEDLREGGGEDEG